In one window of Methanomicrobiales archaeon DNA:
- a CDS encoding TIGR03885 family FMN-dependent LLM class oxidoreductase: MGARTAGIGYHASHEQFPPGRLLDLTRAAESAGFETAMASDHFKPWSESQGESGFVWSWLGAALQATRFPLGVVTVPGYRYHPAILAQAGATLAEMFPGRFWMAVGSGEQLNESITGERWPTGTERDERLLRCVQVMRALWAGETVTSKGLVRVESARLYTLPRQPPLLLAAATSRKTAEWAGGWADGLITVGGPNSDIEGTIEAFREGGGEGSSVYLKADISYARTEQEALEGAWDQWRYLVHGGNTIVNTRSPALFEAFSRHVRPGDMPNHLWISSSLERYTEWLRECLALGIDRIILHNVNREQGAFIEDFGREVIPALHA; this comes from the coding sequence TTGGGAGCGAGGACGGCGGGCATCGGCTACCATGCATCCCATGAGCAGTTCCCTCCCGGGCGGCTGCTCGATCTGACCCGCGCGGCAGAGTCGGCCGGGTTCGAAACCGCCATGGCATCCGATCACTTCAAGCCCTGGAGCGAGAGCCAGGGGGAGAGCGGCTTTGTTTGGTCGTGGCTCGGAGCCGCGCTGCAGGCCACACGGTTCCCCCTGGGCGTTGTGACCGTTCCGGGGTACCGCTACCACCCGGCGATACTTGCCCAGGCGGGGGCCACCCTGGCCGAGATGTTCCCCGGGCGGTTCTGGATGGCGGTCGGGAGCGGCGAGCAGCTGAACGAGAGCATCACGGGCGAGCGGTGGCCGACCGGAACGGAGCGTGATGAACGGCTCCTCCGCTGCGTGCAGGTGATGCGGGCCCTCTGGGCCGGAGAGACGGTGACATCAAAGGGATTGGTTCGTGTGGAAAGTGCGCGGCTCTACACCCTCCCCCGCCAGCCGCCGCTTCTCCTGGCAGCGGCGACCTCCAGAAAGACGGCGGAATGGGCAGGCGGCTGGGCGGACGGTCTGATCACTGTTGGCGGACCGAACTCGGATATCGAGGGGACGATCGAGGCATTCCGCGAGGGAGGAGGCGAAGGCAGCTCCGTCTACCTGAAAGCGGACATCTCGTATGCGCGGACCGAGCAGGAGGCGCTGGAGGGCGCCTGGGACCAGTGGCGCTACCTCGTGCACGGCGGGAACACCATCGTCAACACCCGGAGCCCGGCGCTGTTCGAGGCCTTCTCCCGGCATGTGCGGCCCGGAGATATGCCCAATCACCTGTGGATCTCGTCGTCTCTGGAAAGATACACCGAATGGCTGCGGGAATGCCTCGCGCTCGGCATCGACCGGATCATCCTCCACAACGTGAACCGCGAACAGGGAGCCTTCATCGAGGACTTCGGCCGCGAGGTGATCCCGGCTCTGCACGCGTGA
- a CDS encoding TIGR03885 family FMN-dependent LLM class oxidoreductase — MDRLEIGYHASHEQFSPSSLLELVQLAEAAGFQAVTSSDHFYPWSESQGQSGYAWSWLGAAMQATAIPFGVVTAPGYRYHPAIVAQGAATLAEMFPDRFWLALGSGQLMNEGITGTRWPPKAERNERLLECAEIIRRLWAGETVTHHGLVSVELARLYTRPETPPLLFGAAITPQTAEWVGGWADGLITTSRPPEDLKEVVDAFRRGGGGGKPMYLKVDVSYAADEADALRGAWEQWRYNAFPSSVNTGIRLPEMFDAASRFVRPEDMRESVRISSDPEQHIAWLREDARLGFERLFIHNVNTGQREFVEFYGSEVLPALIGKEASHAAAVSTDR, encoded by the coding sequence ATGGACAGGCTTGAAATTGGCTATCACGCCTCTCACGAGCAGTTTTCTCCAAGTTCCCTGCTGGAGCTGGTGCAGCTGGCAGAGGCTGCCGGTTTCCAGGCGGTAACCTCGTCCGACCACTTCTACCCCTGGAGCGAGAGCCAGGGGCAGAGCGGGTATGCCTGGTCCTGGCTCGGGGCGGCGATGCAGGCGACGGCGATCCCCTTCGGGGTGGTGACGGCGCCGGGATACCGCTACCACCCGGCCATCGTGGCGCAGGGAGCTGCAACGCTCGCGGAGATGTTCCCCGATCGGTTCTGGCTCGCCCTCGGGAGCGGCCAGCTGATGAACGAGGGGATCACCGGCACCCGATGGCCTCCCAAAGCGGAGAGGAACGAGCGGCTGCTGGAGTGTGCGGAGATCATCCGCAGGCTGTGGGCCGGAGAGACGGTCACGCACCACGGCCTTGTCAGCGTCGAGTTGGCACGGCTCTATACCCGACCGGAGACGCCGCCGCTGCTGTTCGGCGCGGCGATCACCCCGCAGACGGCGGAGTGGGTGGGGGGCTGGGCGGACGGGCTGATCACCACCAGTCGTCCTCCGGAGGATCTGAAAGAGGTGGTAGACGCGTTCCGCCGGGGCGGCGGCGGCGGGAAGCCGATGTACCTGAAGGTGGACGTCTCCTATGCAGCGGACGAGGCGGATGCCCTCCGCGGGGCATGGGAGCAGTGGCGTTACAACGCCTTCCCGAGCTCGGTGAACACCGGCATCCGCCTGCCGGAGATGTTCGATGCGGCGTCCCGGTTCGTCCGACCGGAGGACATGCGCGAGAGCGTGCGCATCTCTTCGGATCCGGAGCAGCACATCGCGTGGCTGCGGGAAGATGCGAGGCTCGGGTTCGAGCGGCTCTTCATCCACAACGTGAACACCGGGCAGAGGGAGTTCGTCGAGTTCTACGGCTCGGAAGTCCTTCCCGCCCTGATCGGCAAGGAGGCTTCGCATGCCGCCGCAGTATCAACCGATCGCTGA
- a CDS encoding glycoside hydrolase family 15 protein: protein MVRARDYKPISAYGAIGNMRTAALVGRDGSIDWCCLPRFDSPSVFAALLDAQRGGRFRVSAEAAGMGEQQYVDGTNVLKTRFSGPEGVLAVTDLMPLAGDLRQPGTSSTRPEIHRILECEDGEVLVDVEWSPRFDYGRILPRIRTAGRGWFASGGNQGLSLSPLEEGRLRDEGRGYILRARFRMESGDRRALVVRWNTEETEYTLREADETLQQTAAAWRAWAFTTSDAAGWAGSYHPLLLRSKLVLKLLDHAESGAIVAAPTTSLPEAIGGRKNWDYRYAWIRDASLTAQALIPLGHGEEAVSFLAWMEEVERLHADAALFPQPLYAVDGQEAPEQVELPHLEGYRGSRPVRIGGVSRGQLQLDVFFYLLDAALALSRMGRPHGPDTMGFLQRMANRIGDLWREPDHGIWECRGRPRHFVHSKVMAWAGLDRAIALFELTGAEGDADRWRRERENVRRDVLANGYDEELGSFVLYYGSKGLDAANLRIPILGFLPAKDCRVQGTIGRTLERLTRNGFVHRYCTDAGLPKGNGSMHEGAFVLCTFWLADALLLSGRLREARGILENVARSANHVGLFGEMVDPADRSILGNFPQGFSHLGLITCLLYLACAEGREIQGFAPAHRLRRERPGVAATRRVPEGNPSDQPPSARKSRRNGRA from the coding sequence ATGGTCCGTGCACGGGACTACAAGCCGATCTCGGCATACGGGGCGATCGGGAACATGCGCACTGCTGCCCTCGTCGGGCGGGACGGCTCCATCGACTGGTGCTGCCTCCCCCGCTTCGACAGCCCGAGCGTCTTTGCCGCGCTCCTGGATGCGCAACGGGGCGGACGGTTCCGCGTCTCGGCGGAGGCAGCCGGCATGGGCGAGCAGCAGTACGTCGATGGGACGAACGTGCTGAAAACGAGGTTCAGCGGCCCGGAAGGAGTTCTGGCGGTGACCGACCTGATGCCGCTCGCCGGCGATCTGCGTCAGCCCGGCACGTCCAGCACCCGCCCGGAGATCCACCGCATCCTGGAGTGCGAGGACGGTGAGGTGCTCGTGGACGTGGAGTGGTCCCCTCGGTTCGACTACGGCCGCATTCTCCCCCGCATCCGAACGGCAGGGAGAGGCTGGTTCGCCTCCGGGGGCAACCAGGGATTATCGCTCTCGCCGCTGGAGGAGGGCAGGCTCCGGGACGAAGGCCGCGGTTATATCCTGCGTGCGCGGTTTCGGATGGAGAGTGGGGATAGACGCGCTCTCGTTGTCCGCTGGAACACGGAGGAGACCGAATACACCCTCCGGGAGGCGGACGAGACCCTGCAGCAGACCGCCGCGGCCTGGCGGGCATGGGCATTCACGACGAGCGATGCGGCTGGCTGGGCCGGGAGCTATCATCCCCTCCTCCTCCGCTCCAAACTGGTACTCAAACTGCTCGATCACGCAGAATCGGGTGCCATCGTGGCCGCGCCGACAACCTCCCTGCCGGAGGCGATCGGGGGACGGAAGAACTGGGACTACCGCTACGCCTGGATCCGGGACGCCTCGCTGACGGCACAGGCCCTCATCCCGCTCGGGCACGGGGAGGAGGCGGTGTCGTTCCTGGCCTGGATGGAGGAGGTCGAAAGGCTGCACGCGGATGCGGCGCTCTTTCCCCAGCCGCTGTATGCCGTCGACGGGCAGGAGGCTCCGGAACAGGTCGAGCTGCCCCACCTCGAGGGCTACCGCGGTTCGAGGCCGGTGCGCATCGGCGGGGTATCCCGGGGTCAGCTTCAGCTGGATGTCTTCTTCTACCTCCTGGATGCCGCCCTCGCACTCTCCCGAATGGGCCGCCCGCACGGTCCGGACACCATGGGTTTCCTCCAGAGGATGGCGAACCGCATCGGCGACCTCTGGAGAGAGCCGGACCATGGGATCTGGGAGTGCAGGGGCAGGCCACGCCACTTCGTGCACTCCAAGGTCATGGCATGGGCGGGCCTCGACAGGGCAATTGCCCTTTTCGAACTGACCGGGGCGGAGGGAGACGCGGATCGGTGGAGGCGGGAGCGGGAGAACGTGCGGAGGGATGTCCTGGCGAACGGCTACGACGAGGAACTGGGATCATTCGTCCTCTACTACGGATCGAAGGGCCTCGACGCCGCCAACCTCCGCATTCCCATCCTCGGGTTTCTCCCTGCAAAGGACTGCCGGGTGCAGGGGACGATCGGGAGGACCCTGGAGAGGCTCACCCGGAACGGGTTCGTACATCGCTACTGCACCGATGCGGGTCTTCCGAAGGGGAATGGCAGCATGCACGAAGGTGCATTCGTCCTCTGCACCTTCTGGCTGGCGGATGCGCTCTTGCTCTCGGGGCGGCTTCGGGAGGCCCGGGGCATACTGGAGAACGTCGCCCGATCGGCAAACCACGTCGGCCTCTTCGGCGAGATGGTAGACCCGGCCGATCGAAGCATCCTTGGCAACTTTCCCCAGGGATTCAGCCATCTCGGTCTGATCACCTGTCTCCTGTATCTTGCCTGCGCCGAGGGGAGGGAGATTCAGGGGTTTGCTCCGGCGCACCGGCTGCGTCGGGAGCGGCCAGGAGTGGCAGCAACCCGTCGGGTGCCGGAGGGCAATCCGTCCGATCAGCCTCCATCCGCACGGAAGAGCCGGCGGAACGGGCGTGCCTGA
- a CDS encoding glycoside hydrolase family 15 protein: protein MPPQYQPIADYAAIGNLRTVALVSRYGSIDWCCFPHLDRPSVFAAILDANRGGRFRIGAAGADRGEQRYLGDTNVLETRIQTGTGLLTLTDFMPLRGRIHGTGNSHGGERSIAPSEIHRILECSQGAVTVEVEWSPRFDYARAPTRIEPAGEGWVAASDAGILALGGAVDAVVSDGEFGPFLQARFPMHDGERRVLVTRWGTRDVSFDPVSSVDLLQRTAAAWKNWAHQEGALHSEAWAGGWLPMLIRSELALKLLTHAESGAIAAAPTTSLPEGIGGVRNWDYRYAWIRDASLTAQAFIALGHREEAIEFLNWIVRVSEQHFEQGEALQIMYGVHGEADLDELELDHLDGYRGSRPVRIGNGAAKQNQHEVYGELLVTGYELLRRGETLNPEILTFLGWIADHVCAVWKEPDHGIWEVRGEPRHYVYSKLMSWVALDYAVHLAERFGLQGDVGRWRRNRDAIRDDILEKGYDPDLRSFVMAYGSKELDAANLRMPMFEFLPFEDERVRGTVDATMEHLMENGLLYRHNAEDDLPGEEGTFALCTLWLVDVLALSGRHAEALEIYENMLGHANHAGLFAEQIDAETGEFLGNFPQAFTHIGIINSALYLAYAGGRDVPGHAPIGTPDHRRTLGRAHAAYHQAAVETSADGRQR, encoded by the coding sequence ATGCCGCCGCAGTATCAACCGATCGCTGATTATGCCGCTATCGGGAACCTCCGCACCGTCGCGCTGGTGAGCCGGTACGGTTCGATCGACTGGTGCTGTTTCCCCCACCTGGACCGCCCCAGCGTATTCGCGGCCATCCTCGACGCCAACCGCGGCGGTCGGTTTCGAATCGGAGCCGCCGGAGCCGATAGGGGGGAGCAGCGCTATCTCGGCGACACGAATGTGCTGGAGACCCGCATTCAGACGGGTACAGGTCTGCTCACGCTGACCGACTTCATGCCGCTCCGGGGGCGCATCCACGGTACCGGGAACTCGCACGGGGGCGAACGCTCCATCGCCCCCTCGGAGATCCACCGCATCCTCGAGTGTTCCCAAGGAGCGGTCACGGTGGAGGTCGAGTGGTCCCCGCGGTTCGATTACGCCCGGGCCCCGACACGGATCGAGCCTGCCGGGGAGGGATGGGTGGCGGCGAGCGATGCGGGGATCCTGGCCCTCGGGGGAGCTGTTGATGCGGTTGTCTCGGACGGGGAATTCGGGCCCTTCCTTCAGGCGCGGTTCCCGATGCACGACGGCGAGAGGCGGGTGCTGGTCACGCGCTGGGGCACGCGGGACGTTTCGTTCGACCCGGTATCGTCCGTGGATCTGCTGCAGCGGACCGCCGCGGCCTGGAAGAACTGGGCGCACCAGGAAGGTGCGCTGCACTCGGAGGCATGGGCCGGCGGCTGGCTCCCGATGCTCATCCGCTCGGAGCTCGCCCTCAAGCTCCTGACGCACGCCGAGAGCGGGGCCATCGCCGCCGCCCCGACCACGTCTCTGCCGGAAGGCATCGGCGGGGTGCGGAACTGGGATTACCGCTACGCCTGGATCCGGGATGCCTCGCTGACGGCGCAGGCGTTCATCGCCCTCGGTCACCGCGAAGAGGCGATCGAGTTCTTGAACTGGATCGTGCGGGTCTCCGAGCAGCACTTCGAGCAGGGGGAGGCGCTGCAGATCATGTACGGCGTCCACGGGGAGGCTGATCTGGACGAGCTGGAGCTGGATCACCTTGACGGCTACCGGGGTTCCAGGCCGGTGCGGATCGGGAATGGGGCGGCAAAACAGAATCAGCACGAGGTGTACGGGGAACTGCTCGTTACGGGCTATGAACTCCTCCGGCGGGGGGAGACGCTAAATCCTGAGATCCTGACCTTCCTCGGCTGGATCGCCGACCACGTGTGCGCCGTCTGGAAAGAGCCGGACCATGGGATCTGGGAGGTCCGCGGCGAACCGCGCCACTACGTCTATTCCAAGCTGATGAGCTGGGTCGCCCTCGACTACGCCGTGCATCTCGCCGAACGATTCGGGCTGCAGGGGGATGTCGGGCGGTGGAGGCGGAACCGGGATGCGATCCGTGACGACATCCTCGAGAAGGGCTACGATCCCGACCTGCGGTCGTTTGTCATGGCCTACGGTTCAAAAGAACTCGACGCTGCCAACCTGCGGATGCCGATGTTCGAGTTCCTCCCCTTCGAAGACGAACGCGTGCGGGGGACGGTCGATGCGACGATGGAGCACCTGATGGAGAACGGGCTGTTGTACCGCCATAACGCAGAGGACGATCTCCCGGGAGAGGAGGGGACGTTCGCGCTCTGCACCCTGTGGCTCGTGGATGTGCTGGCGCTCTCCGGGAGGCATGCAGAGGCGCTGGAGATCTACGAGAACATGCTCGGGCATGCGAATCACGCGGGGCTCTTTGCAGAACAGATCGATGCTGAAACGGGAGAGTTCCTCGGCAACTTCCCCCAGGCCTTCACGCACATCGGCATCATCAACAGCGCCCTCTACCTCGCCTATGCCGGGGGGAGGGATGTTCCAGGGCACGCCCCCATCGGCACTCCCGATCACCGAAGAACGCTGGGCCGCGCCCATGCGGCTTACCATCAGGCTGCAGTAGAGACTTCGGCCGACGGGAGACAGAGGTAG
- a CDS encoding Nramp family divalent metal transporter, whose protein sequence is MPGAPGPPGEREIAAPPPRGWELLQWVGPGIIWMISAIATGELLFTPRIASLYGYTVLWTLILAIFLKALLAREIGRYAVVTGGSLLQGIRKLPGPVNWGVWLIVLPQLFVAVTTIVGMAGAASSAIILAVPGGFTFWAIVSLLISIALVFFGRYRGVERASIGMALVIIVALVITAGVVFTGAAPLAAGLVPALPPDVDFTEVLPWIGFMMSGAAGLIWYSYWLTARGYGAAHYTIGSRRGTLEEPEEAVPVIEEGESVDISALPREQQQRLRGWIRIMTVSTTIASSIVLVLLISLLILGAELLRPQGLLPQGPEVTAVLSVLLGDVWGPAGAWLMILAAFFAFWSTLVANLDGWTRMLGQGSIFIARQYRAAGRWVSMGFYRCVYLFGLMGAIPIVLIFFIPEPVTFLIMAGIVEAIHIPVVAFATLYLNWSTLPEEFRPSAPVALLTLVVGIFFSGFALYYFSVESAALL, encoded by the coding sequence ATGCCTGGAGCACCAGGGCCTCCAGGGGAGAGAGAGATCGCGGCACCCCCTCCACGGGGGTGGGAACTCCTGCAGTGGGTGGGGCCGGGGATCATCTGGATGATCTCTGCCATCGCGACGGGAGAACTCCTGTTCACGCCGAGGATCGCCTCGCTCTATGGTTACACAGTGCTCTGGACCCTGATCCTGGCGATCTTCCTCAAGGCGCTTCTGGCCCGCGAGATCGGGAGATATGCGGTGGTCACGGGAGGTTCTCTCCTCCAGGGTATCCGGAAGCTGCCGGGACCTGTCAACTGGGGAGTATGGCTGATCGTCCTGCCGCAGCTCTTCGTCGCCGTCACCACGATCGTCGGCATGGCCGGTGCGGCGAGTTCGGCGATCATCCTCGCGGTGCCCGGCGGCTTCACCTTCTGGGCGATCGTGTCCCTGCTGATCTCCATCGCCCTGGTATTCTTCGGGAGGTACCGGGGCGTGGAGCGGGCCTCCATCGGGATGGCGCTCGTCATCATCGTGGCTCTGGTTATCACCGCCGGGGTTGTATTCACGGGGGCGGCCCCCCTGGCAGCGGGGCTGGTGCCGGCGCTTCCCCCGGATGTCGACTTCACCGAGGTCCTCCCCTGGATCGGGTTCATGATGTCCGGCGCCGCCGGCCTGATCTGGTACTCCTACTGGCTCACGGCCCGGGGATACGGTGCTGCGCATTACACCATCGGCAGCCGGAGAGGGACCCTGGAAGAGCCCGAGGAGGCGGTGCCGGTCATCGAGGAGGGCGAGAGCGTCGACATCTCCGCTCTTCCCCGCGAACAGCAGCAGCGCCTCAGGGGGTGGATCCGGATCATGACCGTCTCGACCACCATCGCGTCATCGATTGTCCTCGTTCTCCTCATCTCCCTGCTGATCCTGGGAGCCGAGCTGCTCCGTCCGCAGGGTCTCCTTCCCCAGGGGCCGGAGGTGACGGCGGTTCTCTCGGTGCTCCTCGGGGATGTCTGGGGACCGGCAGGAGCGTGGCTGATGATCCTCGCCGCATTCTTCGCGTTCTGGAGCACGCTCGTTGCAAACCTGGACGGCTGGACGCGGATGCTCGGGCAGGGATCGATCTTCATCGCCCGCCAGTACCGGGCGGCGGGAAGATGGGTCTCGATGGGATTCTACCGCTGCGTTTACCTGTTCGGTCTCATGGGGGCGATTCCCATCGTCCTGATCTTCTTCATACCGGAGCCGGTGACGTTCCTGATCATGGCCGGCATCGTCGAAGCCATCCACATACCCGTGGTCGCGTTCGCGACTCTATACCTCAACTGGAGCACCCTCCCCGAGGAGTTCCGGCCCTCAGCGCCGGTCGCACTCCTCACTCTCGTCGTGGGGATCTTCTTCTCGGGCTTTGCCCTGTACTACTTCTCTGTCGAGTCGGCGGCACTGCTGTAA
- a CDS encoding sodium-dependent transporter: MARERWSSGIGFILASIGSAVGIGNIWRFPYIVGTNGGGAFLVPYLISVFLFGLPLMLLEFAVGRNLQTSVGPAFRAIRRRFFPAGIAIIAILGLILSYYLVITSWVLAYALFFLIQRPVDFGDFTASYYPLVFFLASALVVFATVRSGVQEGIERISRFIIPLLFLLLLLLVAFSLAQPGAPAGISFYLTPDLAYLSDPLVWAAAFGQAFFSLSVGMGILLTYGSYLERENLFRSATIIVVADILIAILAGLMIFPLVFTYNLDPAAGVNLAFVTLPAVFGEIQFGALLGALFFLMLFLAALTSAVSMLEVPVATVIDSYGMPRKKATLLVCAIILLLGLPSALSYTALRLELFGVPFLDISDYAFGTLGLIVAGLIVSIVAGWFFEPARLFEELGGSASLQRVYLILVRYCIPSVLLVTLIARLSGITA, encoded by the coding sequence ATGGCCCGGGAGAGATGGTCGAGCGGAATCGGATTCATCCTCGCCAGCATCGGCTCTGCCGTGGGGATAGGGAACATCTGGAGGTTCCCCTACATCGTGGGGACGAACGGCGGCGGGGCGTTCCTGGTCCCCTACCTGATCTCCGTCTTCCTCTTCGGCCTGCCCCTCATGCTGCTCGAGTTCGCCGTCGGGCGAAACCTGCAGACCTCGGTCGGCCCGGCCTTCCGGGCCATCAGGAGGAGGTTCTTCCCCGCGGGCATCGCCATCATCGCCATCCTCGGCCTGATCCTGAGTTACTACCTGGTGATCACCAGCTGGGTCCTTGCCTACGCGCTCTTCTTTCTGATCCAGCGGCCGGTGGACTTCGGTGACTTCACCGCCTCCTACTACCCCCTCGTCTTCTTCCTGGCTTCCGCCCTTGTCGTGTTTGCCACGGTGCGGTCCGGGGTCCAGGAGGGGATCGAGCGGATCTCGCGGTTCATCATCCCGCTCCTCTTCCTGCTCCTCCTGCTCCTCGTCGCCTTCTCCCTCGCCCAGCCGGGCGCTCCCGCAGGCATATCGTTCTACCTCACGCCGGATCTCGCATACCTCTCCGATCCGCTCGTCTGGGCGGCCGCCTTCGGGCAGGCGTTCTTCTCCCTCTCCGTGGGGATGGGCATCCTGCTCACCTACGGGAGCTACCTGGAGCGGGAGAACCTGTTCCGGAGTGCAACGATCATCGTTGTCGCCGATATCCTGATCGCGATCCTGGCGGGGCTCATGATCTTTCCCCTGGTCTTCACCTACAACCTGGATCCGGCCGCCGGGGTGAACCTGGCGTTCGTCACCCTGCCCGCGGTCTTCGGGGAGATCCAGTTCGGAGCGCTTCTCGGGGCGCTCTTCTTCTTGATGCTCTTCCTTGCTGCACTCACTTCCGCGGTCTCCATGCTCGAGGTTCCGGTGGCAACTGTCATCGACTCGTACGGGATGCCCCGAAAGAAGGCGACCCTTCTTGTCTGCGCCATCATCCTCCTGCTCGGGCTCCCGTCCGCCCTCAGTTACACGGCCCTGCGGCTGGAACTCTTCGGGGTTCCCTTCCTGGACATCTCCGACTACGCCTTCGGGACGCTCGGGCTCATCGTCGCAGGGCTGATCGTGAGCATCGTCGCGGGCTGGTTCTTCGAGCCGGCGCGGCTTTTCGAGGAGCTGGGGGGGAGCGCGAGCCTGCAGCGGGTTTACCTGATCCTGGTCCGCTACTGCATTCCGTCCGTTCTGCTCGTCACCCTGATCGCCAGGCTCTCCGGGATCACTGCGTAA
- a CDS encoding cation:proton antiporter, producing the protein MELQLLNAIVLIFGISLIVGLLFNPLRIPPLVGFILTGVIVGPSVLGIVQSVEEVNVLAEIGIILLLFTIGLEFSFKHLWQMRNLLAVSGSIQVSLTFLLSFFLATLAGMPFAEAVLLGFLFSLSSTAVVLRILHQRGEIATPHGSIILGTLIYQDIIAIPMIMAIPFLASISSPAAVQAFSMESLYAIFAIDVLIVVILVAAAKWGIPWFLYQIARTRNRELFLLFIVVMCFGVAWLASIAGVSLALGALLAGLLISRSEYSHQAIGSIVPFRDIFTSFFFVSVGMLLDVGFLLEHLGLVLLLIVGVIVGKGLIAAVVPIVLGYPIRTITLVGLALAQVGEFSFILSRSGLDYGILAPDIYQLFLVTALITMALTPFVIGGGPLLSDRLCRIGFIHRLLDARCPVEQSPRQYLTAHLVIIGYGVTGRNLARAARAGGIPYVIIEMNPETVRREQAAGEPIHYGDATTEAVLTHADIESARIAVIAINDPVSTRQIVELCRRLNPYLYIIVRTRYLTEVAPLQDLGANEVIPEEFETSVEIFTRVLNKFLIPRDRIEGLITEIRSDTYQMLRNPKELPSTLSDLIYRMSNVSIVTYTIEPGSPVAGRTLGDINLRKRFDVLILAILRGQRTITNPGGETELRPHDIVVVQGMPEPVARASTLFQAPKREEGGAADAPAGKPSEQPTGSGSG; encoded by the coding sequence ATGGAACTGCAACTGTTAAACGCCATCGTCCTCATCTTCGGGATCTCCCTCATCGTGGGGCTGCTTTTCAATCCGCTCCGCATCCCGCCGCTCGTTGGGTTCATCCTGACGGGCGTCATCGTCGGGCCGAGCGTGCTCGGCATCGTGCAGTCCGTCGAAGAGGTCAACGTCCTCGCAGAGATCGGGATCATCCTGCTCCTGTTCACCATCGGCCTGGAGTTCTCCTTCAAGCACCTCTGGCAGATGCGGAACCTTCTCGCCGTCAGCGGGTCCATCCAGGTCTCCCTCACGTTCCTCCTCTCCTTCTTCCTCGCGACCCTTGCCGGTATGCCGTTTGCCGAGGCCGTCCTCCTGGGCTTCCTCTTCTCCCTCTCCAGCACGGCGGTCGTGCTGCGGATCCTCCACCAGCGGGGGGAGATCGCCACCCCGCACGGCAGCATCATCCTCGGGACCCTGATCTACCAGGACATCATCGCCATCCCGATGATCATGGCGATCCCCTTCCTTGCCAGCATCTCCTCCCCGGCCGCGGTGCAGGCGTTCAGCATGGAGTCCCTCTACGCGATATTCGCCATCGACGTCCTCATCGTCGTCATCCTCGTTGCGGCCGCGAAATGGGGAATACCCTGGTTCCTCTACCAGATAGCGCGGACAAGGAACCGCGAGCTATTCCTGCTCTTCATCGTCGTCATGTGCTTTGGCGTCGCCTGGCTCGCATCCATCGCCGGCGTATCGCTCGCGCTCGGGGCCCTGCTCGCGGGTCTGCTGATCTCCCGATCCGAGTACAGCCACCAGGCGATTGGGAGCATCGTGCCGTTCCGCGACATCTTCACCAGCTTCTTCTTCGTGTCGGTGGGGATGCTGCTCGACGTGGGATTCCTGCTGGAGCACCTCGGGCTGGTCCTGCTCCTGATCGTGGGCGTGATCGTCGGAAAAGGGCTGATTGCTGCTGTTGTCCCGATCGTGCTGGGCTATCCGATCCGCACCATCACCCTGGTCGGGCTCGCCCTCGCCCAGGTGGGCGAGTTCTCCTTCATCCTCTCCCGGAGCGGCCTCGACTACGGCATCCTCGCCCCGGACATATACCAGCTCTTCCTGGTGACCGCCCTCATCACGATGGCCCTGACACCCTTTGTCATCGGCGGCGGGCCGCTGCTCTCCGATCGGCTCTGCCGTATCGGGTTCATCCACCGCCTCCTGGATGCCCGCTGCCCTGTCGAGCAGTCCCCCCGCCAATACTTAACAGCGCACCTGGTGATCATCGGCTACGGCGTGACGGGGAGGAACCTGGCGCGGGCGGCGCGAGCCGGCGGGATCCCCTACGTCATCATCGAGATGAACCCGGAGACCGTGCGGAGGGAGCAGGCGGCGGGCGAGCCGATCCACTACGGGGACGCCACGACGGAGGCGGTGTTGACGCATGCCGATATCGAGTCGGCCCGCATCGCCGTGATCGCGATCAACGATCCGGTCTCCACGCGGCAGATCGTGGAACTCTGCCGCCGCCTGAACCCCTACCTCTACATCATCGTGCGGACGCGGTACCTGACGGAGGTGGCGCCCCTCCAGGATCTGGGCGCCAACGAGGTAATCCCGGAAGAGTTCGAGACCTCGGTGGAGATCTTCACCCGGGTGCTGAACAAGTTCCTCATCCCCCGGGACCGCATAGAGGGGCTCATCACGGAGATCCGCTCGGACACCTACCAGATGCTCCGCAACCCAAAAGAACTCCCCTCGACGCTCTCGGATCTGATCTACCGCATGTCCAACGTCAGCATCGTCACCTACACAATCGAGCCCGGCTCTCCCGTGGCGGGCAGGACACTCGGCGACATCAACCTCAGGAAACGGTTCGACGTGCTCATCCTTGCGATCCTGCGGGGGCAGCGGACAATCACCAATCCCGGCGGGGAGACGGAGCTCAGACCCCACGATATCGTCGTCGTCCAGGGCATGCCAGAGCCTGTTGCGCGGGCCTCCACCCTCTTCCAGGCGCCCAAAAGGGAGGAGGGGGGAGCGGCGGATGCTCCGGCCGGAAAACCTTCCGAGCAGCCCACAGGTTCCGGGAGCGGCTAA